One Setaria viridis chromosome 3, Setaria_viridis_v4.0, whole genome shotgun sequence DNA window includes the following coding sequences:
- the LOC140222117 gene encoding protein SENESCENCE-ASSOCIATED GENE 21, mitochondrial-like yields the protein MARVASSCAAILAQRRMLSAAAVTVAEESTKKAGETAVKLGTVAKDIASAMATTTEEKTAFWEPDPETGFYRPVTGTKEVDAADLRAEMLKQRMLQD from the exons ATGGCACGAGTTGCATCCAGCTGCGCTGCCATCCTGGCACAAAG GAGGATGCTCTCTGCTGCGGCGGTGACGGTCGCGGAGGAGTCTACGAAGAAGGCGGGGGAGACGGCGGTGAAGCTGGGCACGGTGGCCAAGGACATTGCCAGCGCCATGGCGACCACGACGGAGGAGAAGACGGCGTTCTGGGAGCCGGACCCAGAGACCGGGTTCTACCGGCCAGTGACCGGCACCAAGGAGGTGGACGCCGCTGACCTGCGCGCCGAGATGCTCAAGCAGAGGATGCTGCAAGACTGA